The Humulus lupulus chromosome 4, drHumLupu1.1, whole genome shotgun sequence genome has a window encoding:
- the LOC133829218 gene encoding NADH-ubiquinone oxidoreductase chain 1 yields MAFVQRRKGPDVVGSFGLLQPLADGLKLILKEPISPSSANFSLFRMAPVTTFMLSLVAWAVVPFDYGMVLSDSNIGLLYLFAISSLGVYGIIIAGWSSN; encoded by the coding sequence ATGGCTTTTGTGCAACGTCGAAAGGGTCCTGATGTAGTGGGATCATTCGGATTGTTACAACCTCTAGCAGATGGTTTAAAATTGATTCTAAAAGAACCTATTTCACCAAGTAGTGCTAATTTCTCCCTTTTTAGAATGGCTCCAGTGACTACATTTATGTTAAGTTTGGTTGCTTGGGCCGTTGTACCTTTTGATTATGGTATGGTATTGTCAGATTCGAACATAGGGCTACTTTATTTGTTTGCCATATCTTCGCTAGGTGTTTATGGAATTATTATAGCTGGTTGGTCTAGTAATTAG